In Gossypium hirsutum isolate 1008001.06 chromosome D06, Gossypium_hirsutum_v2.1, whole genome shotgun sequence, one genomic interval encodes:
- the LOC107942178 gene encoding putative disease resistance protein RGA1: MADVIVSPLLQVVFEKLANPLINEIANRLGLKKEVKNLQRILFIIQAVLADAEEQQLTNKALTIWLTELKEVAYEMEDLLDEFSLQSIQYRDHSTIAQQVRSFIPSLVKAADCIDLLPRLKQIKETLQVLAEEMSSFNLSNKGIRKRGVRQTGSFIVESEVFGREKDKVRVIEELLSSHNGSSMGDVSVVSIVGLGGIGKTTLAQLVYNNPIVVFDLKIWVCVNDDFDVGKIMVSIIESVSKSRCDVLGMDVLQLRLQELLLGKRYLLVLDDVWNEDDVEWEKLRMSLRNSVEGSRIVVTTRSKKVALIMESVYTHQLEGLSDDDCWGLFKQRAFGSNGKEHHNLFPIGKQIVKKCGGVPLAAKTLGSLMRFKRNEREWLIVQESDLWDVSQTKHGILPALRLSYSHLPSHLKACFEYCAIFPRNYIIKREKLIQLWIAAGVIQSPEGRRSLEYLGNEYFEDLVWMFFFQDVQRSGSGYITHCKMHDLIHDLAQSIVGHEFKRLEHDNMTEDLSEVRHSTVVCNFNLYTVPEALYAAKKLRSLLLLLPKGDLGEVPSEIFSSFRHLRVLDLSGSGIKKLHDSISSTIFLRYLDISNTHIENLPEGICNLRNLQVLNLSDCYNLTALPCDVVKLYKLRHLMINGCERLITMPPWIGKLEYLRTLHTFIVGTGEGQHLNQLQNLNLGGELNIRQLQNVRDATEAMEANLIGKRNLQSLSLCWESDVNGLNDSFSNDDWLEVLNHLQPHQFLEKLSIRGYQGIYLPRWMTVQKPNIIELKLINCHRCKYLPLLGELPRLKVLYLQGMEAVKNIGAEFYGESTGRPFPSLEVLTLIDFPSLEFWWGFNRREEFPSLVKLTIKKCSKLQNMPWMPSLQHLELHSCNEMVLRSASNLTSLSTLVVADFVEHLIFLEKLLQNNPLLMSLKISSCPKLHSIPPSLGKLTSLKSLAICWCEQLHSLPQGLQNLTLLESLEIIECPSLVSLSEDIQGLRSLRSLSIEMCSNLKSLPIELQFLTALEHLTIMYCPNLASLPDSFQHLSSLKSLSILNCPELKCLPNGLQYVSSMQNLEIRGCPGLLALPEWIAELPSLRSLALSDCHNLSSLPSGLQSVVSLQHLSILECPALEERCRKDIGEDWPKVSHVAHVYIGSRESQGSSSH; encoded by the coding sequence ATGGCCGACGTAATTGTATCTCCTCTTCTACAAGTAGTCTTTGAAAAATTAGCCAACCCTTTAATAAACGAGATTGCCAACAGACTTGGCCTCAAAAAAGAGGTAAAGAATCTTCAAAGAATCTTATTCATAATTCAAGCAGTACTTGCAGATGCTGAAGAGCAACAATTAACCAATAAAGCTCTCACAATTTGGTTAACTGAACTTAAAGAAGTTGCTTATGAAATGGAAGATTTGCTTGACGAATTCTCTCTTCAATCTATTCAATATAGGGACCATAGTACCATTGCTCAACAGGTACGTTCTTTTATACCTTCTTTGGTAAAAGCAGCTGATTGTATAGATTTATTACCCAGATTAAAACAAATCAAGGAGACATTACAGGTTTTAGCTGAAGAAATGTCTAGTTTCAATTTGAGTAATAAGGGTATTAGAAAAAGAGGGGTAAGGCAAACTGGGTCTTTTATAGTTGAATCAGAggtttttgggagagaaaaggATAAAGTTAGGGTAATAGAAGAATTATTATCAAGCCATAATGGGTCTTCAATGGGGGATGTATCAGTTGTTTCCATTGTTGGTTTGGGTGGTATTGGGAAGACGACACTTGCTCAATTAGTGTATAATAATCCCATAGTGGTATTTGATTTGAAGATTTGGGTTTGTGTTAATGATGATTTTGATGTTGGGAAAATCATGGTTTCCATTATAGAATCTGTTAGTAAAAGTAGATGTGATGTTTTGGGGATGGATGTATTGCAGCTTAGATTACAAGAATTGCTTCTCGGGAAGAGGTACTTGTTAGTGTTGGATGATGTTTGGAACGAAGACGACGTGGAATGGGAGAAGTTACGGATGTCATTGAGAAACAGTGTAGAAGGGAGTAGAATTGTTGTCACTACACGTAGTAAAAAAGTGGCATTGATAATGGAATCGGTGTACACACATCAATTGGAAGGTTTATCAGATGATGATTGTTGGGGTTTGTTCAAGCAACGAGCTTTTGGAAGTAACGGAAAGGAACATCACAATTTGTTTCCAATCGGTAAGCAAATTGTCAAGAAGTGTGGTGGTGTGCCTTTAGCTGCAAAGACTTTGGGAAGCTTAATGCGATTCAAACGAAACGAAAGAGAGTGGTTGATTGTTCAAGAGAGTGATCTTTGGGATGTATCCCAAACCAAACATGGAATTTTACCGGCCTTAAGATTGAGTTATAGCCACTTACCATCACATTTGAAAGCTTGCTTTGAGTACTGCGCAATATTTCCTAGGAATTACATAATAAAACGAGAGAAGTTAATCCAGTTGTGGATTGCAGCCGGTGTAATTCAATCACCGGAAGGAAGAAGGTCATTAGAATATTTGGGAAACGAATATTTCGAGGATTTGGTATGGATGTTTTTCTTTCAAGACGTTCAAAGGAGTGGAAGTGGCTACATAACCCATTGCAAGATGCATGATCTTATTCATGATCTTGCACAGTCAATAGTGGGACATGAATTCAAGAGGTTGGAGCATGATAATATGACAGAAGATCTATCTGAAGTTCGTCATTCAACGGTGGTTTGTAATTTCAACTTATATACAGTCCCTGAAGCTTTGTATGCAGCAAAAAAGTTACGATCACTCCTCTTATTGCTCCCAAAAGGTGACCTTGGAGAAGTTCCTAGTGAAATTTTTTCAAGTTTTAGACATTTGAGGGTCCTGGATTTAAGTGGTAGTGGCATAAAAAAGCTGCATGATTCGATTTCTTCCACTATATTTTTGAGATATCTCGACATCTCTAACACCCATATCGAAAATTTGCCGGAAGGTATCTGCAACCTTCGTAACTTGCAAGTGTTGAACCTTTCCGATTGCTATAATCTCACTGCACTACCATGTGATGTAGTCAAATTGTATAAACTGAGACATTTGATGATAAATGGCTGTGAAAGACTCATTACAATGCCCCCTTGGATAGGAAAACTTGAGTACCTTCGAACATTGCATACGTTTATTGTTGGAACTGGTGAAGGTCAACATCTTAACCAGCTGCAAAATCTAAACCTTGGTGGAGAGCTTAATATTAGACAGTTACAGAATGTACGGGATGCAACAGAGGCAATGGAAGCTAACTTGATCGGAAAACGAAACCTTCAGTCACTGAGTCTATGTTGGGAAAGTGATGTTAACGGTCTAAATGACAGCTTTTCCAATGATGACTGGCTAGAAGTGCTCAACCACCTCCAACCACATCAATTTCTTGAAAAGTTGTCTATCAGAGGGTACCAGGGAATCTACTTGCCTAGATGGATGACCGTTCAGAAACCAAATATAATTGAACTCAAGTTGATTAACTGCCATAGATGTAAATATCTCCCTTTGTTGGGAGAGCTTCCCCGCCTTAAGGTCCTGTACTTGCAAGGGATGGAAGCGGTGAAAAACATTGGAGCCGAATTCTATGGAGAAAGCACGGGTAGACCGTTCCCTTCATTAGAAGTGCTAACACTAATAGATTTCCCTTCTCTAGAATTCTGGTGGGGTTTCAACAGGAGAGAAGAATTCCCTTCTTTGGTCAAATTGACAATCAAGAAATGCTCCAAGTTGCAAAACATGCCATGGATGCCATCGCTTCAACATCTGGAGCTGCACAGCTGCAACGAAATGGTACTACGGTCGGCATCTAACCTGACTTCTCTAAGCACCCTTGTGGTAGCGGATTTTGTAGAGCACTTGATCTTCTTGGAGAAGCTGCTCCAAAACAATCCTCTTCTCATGTCTCTTAAGATTAGTTCTTGTCCAAAACTTCACTCTATCCCTCCAAGTTTAGGGAAACTCACCAGCCTGAAATCATTAGCAATTTGCTGGTGTGAACAGCTACATTCATTACCTCAAGGATTGCAAAATCTTACCCTGTTGGAGTCCCTGGAGATCATTGAATGTCCTAGTCTTGTTTCCTTGTCTGAGGATATACAAGGCCTGCGGTCCCTACGATCATTATCAATCGAGATGTGCAGTAATCTCAAGTCCTTACCAATAGAGTTGCAGTTCCTTACAGCCCTTGAGCACTTAACCATAATGTACTGTCCAAATTTGGCTTCTCTACCTGACAGTTTCCAACATCTGTCGAGCCTCAAGAGTTTATCGATTTTGAACTGTCCAGAGCTGAAATGTCTCCCCAATGGGTTGCAATATGTATCTTCAATGCAGAATCTAGAAATCCGCGGCTGCCCAGGTCTGCTCGCTCTGCCGGAATGGATAGCAGAGCTACCCTCACTTAGATCTTTGGCATTATCAGATTGTCATAATCTAAGTTCCCTCCCAAGTGGTCTGCAATCTGTTGTTTCACTTCAGCATTTGTCTATTCTAGAATGTCCAGCTCTGGAAGAGAGGTGCAGGAAGGATATTGGTGAAGATTGGCCTAAAGTAAGCCATGTTGCTCATGTCTATATTGGATCAAGAGAGTCCCAAGGCAGCTCATCTCATTAA
- the LOC107942176 gene encoding F-box/kelch-repeat protein SKIP6, translating to MSGNTRNCSSYFDARQRYGEIKGLFFLDETQRDTEGKRRTDLHFLDLERGEISDVLSTTPPDVPVGSTVVTCGNHVYTIGGTILQGGILHSLNHVFRFDFKHAERGWRKVSSMLYPRGLPEALAAQGKIYVFKGSRDCFGEVYDISGDSWVPLCVPSIAEYSEVSRPVLLDSSLSRILVHFSGDRYRSLYAYYYNDKSWVCLDRKFPYWSPTVGIVGNVLYVFHEISDDICSWKAYDVQDKKWLPVKWLTEFSLYQPFTAPVGAPLIHLGNDKWSMVWRSITLNCFEYLIFRMWRNGHGGIYAAAVDGYRTSASFGSVNPTILMP from the coding sequence ATGAGCGGCAATACTCGTAATTGCTCGAGTTACTTTGATGCGCGACAACGATATGGAGAGATCAAGGGCTTGTTTTTCCTCGATGAGACACAGCGCGATACCGAAGGTAAACGCAGGACTGATTTGCACTTTTTGGATCTGGAAAGAGGTGAAATCTCTGACGTTTTGAGTACGACGCCACCTGATGTCCCTGTTGGTTCCACTGTGGTTACCTGTGGCAACCACGTTTACACCATTGGGGGAACGATCCTTCAGGGTGGTATCCTTCATTCATTAAACCATGTTTTCCGCTTTGATTTTAAGCACGCTGAACGTGGGTGGAGAAAAGTTAGTTCTATGCTGTACCCTCGGGGTCTTCCCGAGGCTCTTGCTGCACAAGGAAAGATTTACGTCTTCAAGGGATCTCGTGATTGTTTTGGCGAGGTTTACGATATAAGTGGGGATAGTTGGGTTCCATTGTGCGTCCCTTCTATTGCGGAATATTCAGAAGTAAGTCGCCCTGTTCTCCTAGATTCTTCCCTATCTCGGATTTTGGTGCACTTCTCTGGCGATAGATATAGATCTCTTTACGCCTATTACTATAATGATAAATCATGGGTTTGCCTCGATCGAAAATTTCCTTACTGGTCTCCCACAGTCGGAATCGTGGGCAATGTGCTGTATGTTTTCCATGAGATTTCTGACGACATCTGTTCTTGGAAGGCGTATGATGTGCAGGATAAGAAATGGTTGCCCGTCAAGTGGTTAACAGAATTTTCATTATATCAACCATTCACTGCCCCTGTGGGTGCCCCTCTGATTCATTTGGGCAATGACAAGTGGTCTATGGTTTGGCGCAGCATTACGCTTAATTGTTTTGAGTACCTTATATTCAGAATGTGGCGCAACGGGCATGGAGGGATTTATGCAGCTGCAGTGGATGGATATAGAACCTCTGCTTCATTTGGATCCGTTAATCCTACAATATTGATGCCCTAA